One genomic window of Sphingomonas sp. C3-2 includes the following:
- a CDS encoding DUF3325 domain-containing protein — protein sequence MKPILIDSLTFLCATGGFAALMLTMARHQSDWFGRKLPEHRARAGRICGYGALVISLVVALAGHGWDYGLVAIFGWWTVAAGLVVAANCNRPRILAHIGGKGR from the coding sequence ATGAAACCGATCCTGATCGATAGCCTTACGTTCTTGTGCGCGACAGGCGGGTTTGCGGCCCTCATGCTGACCATGGCGCGGCACCAGTCCGACTGGTTCGGCCGCAAATTGCCCGAACACAGGGCCAGGGCGGGCCGTATCTGCGGATATGGCGCGCTTGTAATCAGCCTTGTCGTGGCGCTTGCCGGGCATGGCTGGGACTACGGCCTTGTCGCAATATTCGGCTGGTGGACGGTTGCGGCCGGGCTGGTCGTTGCGGCCAATTGCAATCGCCCCCGCATCCTTGCTCATATCGGGGGGAAGGGCCGATGA
- a CDS encoding PepSY-associated TM helix domain-containing protein — protein sequence MKASFRQSMAWLHTWAGLIPAWIVFVIFLFGTTAYFEQEINAWMRPEVRAAPVSATALDAASQILAERAAGAENWSVRIPGVRGGDALVASWIMPGASWRDRQEIRLDPATGRELAVRDTEGGYFLYRFHFDLHAMPVSWARIIVSLAALAMLLAIISGIVTHKKIFADFFMLRFSKGQRSWLDAHNVTAVLALPFHLMITYTGLVTLVFTLMPWAISANFKDFDAYYEAAFPARETIVASGTRAPVLPLSQLVERSGWGVAETSYISIDLPGDAAAHAMFYPVVDAISSSHEKRELNAVTGLPLAPAPHHDGAASATQRVMIALHRGDFAAPALRWLYFLSGVAGTVMIATGMVLWTVKRRAKLPDPSAPHFGFALTGRLNLGVIVGAPAGIAAYFLANRLLPLGMAHRADWEINILFAVWGAVLVWGAARRMRAAWIEALGACALLWLAVPVVSAMVTERGLFPSLATDDWVFAGFDLIALCMAFSFALAARKAATHRSHRPARRTGKIAEVLS from the coding sequence ATGAAGGCATCGTTCCGCCAGTCCATGGCGTGGCTGCACACCTGGGCGGGGTTGATCCCCGCCTGGATTGTCTTCGTCATCTTCCTGTTCGGAACGACGGCCTATTTCGAGCAGGAGATCAATGCGTGGATGCGCCCGGAAGTGCGCGCTGCGCCGGTCAGCGCAACCGCGCTTGATGCCGCGAGCCAGATCCTTGCCGAGCGCGCTGCGGGGGCCGAAAATTGGAGCGTCCGGATACCCGGCGTGCGCGGCGGCGATGCGCTTGTCGCGTCATGGATCATGCCCGGCGCATCCTGGCGCGACCGACAGGAAATCAGGCTGGATCCGGCCACCGGCCGTGAACTCGCGGTGCGCGACACCGAAGGCGGGTATTTTCTCTACCGCTTTCATTTCGATCTTCATGCGATGCCGGTTTCCTGGGCGCGCATCATTGTCAGTCTTGCGGCGCTCGCCATGTTGCTCGCGATTATTTCGGGAATTGTAACGCACAAGAAAATCTTCGCCGATTTCTTCATGCTGCGTTTCAGCAAAGGGCAGCGAAGCTGGCTGGATGCGCATAATGTCACCGCGGTTCTCGCGCTGCCATTTCACCTGATGATCACCTATACCGGTCTGGTAACGCTTGTCTTTACGCTGATGCCCTGGGCGATCAGCGCGAACTTCAAGGATTTCGACGCCTATTATGAGGCCGCTTTTCCCGCACGCGAGACGATCGTCGCGAGCGGAACCAGGGCGCCGGTTCTGCCCTTGTCGCAGCTTGTCGAGCGATCCGGCTGGGGTGTTGCTGAAACCAGCTATATCTCGATCGATCTGCCCGGCGATGCGGCGGCCCATGCCATGTTCTATCCGGTGGTCGACGCCATAAGCAGCAGCCATGAAAAGCGGGAACTGAACGCTGTTACCGGGCTTCCGCTCGCGCCCGCGCCCCATCATGATGGCGCCGCCAGCGCCACGCAGCGGGTGATGATCGCGCTGCATCGGGGCGATTTCGCGGCACCGGCGCTGCGCTGGCTCTATTTCCTGTCGGGGGTGGCTGGCACCGTCATGATCGCCACCGGCATGGTGTTGTGGACCGTCAAGCGCCGTGCAAAACTGCCCGATCCATCGGCTCCCCATTTCGGCTTTGCCTTGACCGGGCGCCTCAATCTGGGCGTGATCGTCGGCGCGCCTGCGGGTATCGCTGCCTATTTCCTGGCCAATCGGCTGTTGCCCCTTGGCATGGCGCACCGCGCCGATTGGGAGATCAATATCCTGTTCGCGGTGTGGGGGGCGGTGCTCGTCTGGGGTGCGGCGCGGCGCATGCGCGCGGCCTGGATCGAGGCGCTCGGGGCCTGCGCGTTGCTATGGCTCGCGGTCCCGGTCGTTAGTGCCATGGTCACCGAACGCGGCCTTTTTCCAAGCCTTGCAACCGACGACTGGGTGTTTGCCGGGTTCGACCTGATCGCGCTTTGCATGGCGTTTTCCTTCGCGCTGGCCGCCCGCAAGGCCGCAACTCATCGTTCCCATCGCCCCGCGCGCCGGACGGGCAAGATTGCAGAGGTCCTGTCATGA
- a CDS encoding TonB-dependent siderophore receptor yields the protein MTARIEFRNHRSLVLARSLVVLMAGCALPQVAMAQQGDGSGGPLLLASNSAAPGRGAADGVSNITVTGHRVEADPTLTEGSDGYAAAATNIGKAKQTLREIPQSVTVMTRARIEDQNLLTVEDVMQQMTGVTVDRAWLSSAYTSRGLTITNMRFDGGASGQTSSITGDLDTTIFDSIALIRGADGLFGAGEAGGVINFTRKRALADPQARAAMTFGSWDRARAEADVTGALTSDGSLRARAIGVYDIGAAFQDFKSDDRWLAHGSIEYNPAPDTLIVAGYTHQFDKHKGFNVSLARYRNGEDIGFPRSTNMGAPWSTITRDIDVAYGRIEQSIGKDWTLTLNANHSRSNDRTNAAEMENAVDPVDFSGTDWWYYQAAAKVRELALDFNTTGSFQAFGQKHDIVFGVDYTRNRTDNRSLWTYYGPGNVFDPDYPPEIAYPPAWGYQGRTNVERVGFYGSLRIRPIAPLSLIGGGRLVVKDRTATRNLVTGQISSLTDQKTKFVPYAGMVLDVTKHVSLYASYAEIYQSQANLMSGPRPGTPLDPVTGTNYEAGIKGDLFGGKLTGSLAVYRVRKKGASAADPSNPPAGWTDNCCYIRDGNLKSQGFEAEVNGEILPGWQVSLGYTFNDNKNTRKNDAQFAEITPKHLFKLFTDYAFKEGRLKGLSIGGGVTAQSANFRSGWVQELNPATGLYDGPYYEYQFKVPGYSVWSLRAEYAVSEQFSISANLNNVFDKNYYVTIGSPGYGNFYGDPRNFLVSLRGKF from the coding sequence ATGACCGCGCGAATCGAGTTTCGAAACCACAGGTCGCTGGTCTTGGCGCGGTCGCTGGTCGTGTTGATGGCGGGGTGCGCCTTGCCGCAAGTTGCAATGGCGCAGCAGGGTGACGGCAGTGGCGGGCCGTTGCTGCTGGCCAGTAACAGCGCAGCACCGGGACGAGGCGCGGCCGACGGCGTTTCGAACATCACCGTTACCGGGCACCGGGTCGAAGCCGATCCGACGCTGACCGAGGGGAGCGATGGCTATGCCGCCGCCGCAACCAATATCGGCAAGGCCAAGCAGACCCTGCGAGAGATCCCGCAGTCGGTTACCGTGATGACGCGGGCGCGGATCGAGGATCAAAATCTGCTCACCGTCGAGGATGTCATGCAGCAGATGACCGGGGTGACCGTGGACCGCGCCTGGTTGTCGTCGGCCTATACATCGCGCGGGCTTACGATCACCAATATGCGCTTCGATGGCGGTGCGAGCGGCCAGACGTCCAGCATCACCGGCGATCTCGATACCACGATATTCGATTCAATCGCGCTGATCCGCGGCGCCGATGGCCTGTTCGGTGCCGGGGAAGCGGGCGGGGTGATCAATTTCACCCGCAAGCGCGCGCTTGCCGATCCGCAGGCCCGCGCGGCGATGACCTTTGGTAGTTGGGATCGTGCGCGGGCGGAAGCCGATGTCACCGGCGCGCTGACCAGCGATGGCAGCCTGCGCGCGCGCGCGATCGGGGTGTACGACATCGGCGCCGCGTTTCAGGATTTCAAGTCGGACGATCGCTGGCTGGCGCATGGTTCGATCGAATATAATCCGGCGCCCGACACGCTGATCGTTGCGGGCTACACGCACCAGTTCGACAAGCATAAGGGTTTTAACGTCAGCTTGGCGCGGTATCGCAACGGCGAAGATATCGGCTTTCCACGCAGCACGAACATGGGCGCGCCGTGGAGCACGATCACGCGCGACATCGACGTCGCCTATGGCCGGATCGAACAGTCGATCGGCAAGGATTGGACGCTGACCCTCAACGCCAATCACAGCCGTTCGAACGATCGGACCAATGCGGCGGAAATGGAAAATGCGGTCGACCCTGTCGACTTCTCGGGCACCGATTGGTGGTATTATCAGGCGGCGGCCAAGGTGCGCGAACTGGCGCTCGATTTCAACACGACCGGCAGTTTCCAGGCCTTTGGCCAGAAGCATGATATCGTTTTCGGCGTCGATTATACGCGCAACCGCACGGACAATCGCAGCCTGTGGACCTATTATGGTCCGGGCAATGTCTTTGATCCGGACTATCCGCCGGAAATCGCCTATCCGCCCGCCTGGGGGTATCAGGGGCGCACCAATGTCGAGCGCGTCGGTTTCTATGGCTCGCTGCGCATTCGGCCGATTGCGCCGCTATCGCTTATCGGCGGCGGCCGTCTCGTGGTGAAGGATCGCACCGCGACCCGCAACCTCGTCACCGGCCAAATCAGCTCGCTGACCGACCAGAAAACCAAGTTCGTTCCCTATGCCGGCATGGTTCTCGACGTCACCAAACATGTCAGCCTCTACGCCAGCTATGCCGAAATATACCAATCGCAGGCCAATCTCATGTCCGGGCCGCGCCCCGGCACGCCGCTCGATCCGGTCACCGGGACGAATTATGAAGCGGGCATCAAGGGGGATTTGTTCGGGGGCAAGCTGACCGGCTCGCTCGCTGTCTACCGTGTCCGCAAAAAGGGCGCCTCGGCCGCAGATCCCAGCAATCCGCCCGCGGGCTGGACCGATAATTGCTGCTATATCCGCGACGGCAATCTCAAGAGCCAGGGCTTCGAAGCCGAGGTTAATGGGGAAATCCTGCCCGGCTGGCAGGTTTCGCTCGGCTACACGTTCAACGACAACAAGAATACGCGCAAGAATGACGCGCAGTTCGCCGAGATCACCCCAAAGCATCTGTTCAAGCTGTTCACCGATTATGCCTTCAAGGAAGGCCGCTTGAAGGGGTTGAGCATCGGCGGGGGCGTTACCGCGCAAAGCGCGAATTTCCGGTCGGGCTGGGTGCAGGAGCTTAATCCGGCAACCGGGCTGTATGACGGCCCCTATTATGAATATCAGTTCAAGGTTCCGGGCTATTCGGTCTGGTCGCTGCGTGCCGAATATGCCGTCAGCGAACAATTCTCGATCAGCGCCAATCTCAACAACGTCTTCGACAAGAACTATTACGTCACCATTGGAAGCCCTGGTTACGGCAATTTCTATGGCGATCCCCGCAACTTCCTCGTCTCGTTGCGCGGAAAATTCTGA